A segment of the Solanum lycopersicum chromosome 9, SLM_r2.1 genome:
AGGAGATGACAAGTTCCAAGAATacagtattttaaaaaaatttggtccCTTGAATTATAAGCTCCTATACTAATGTTCTCACTATCAACAGCTATAATTAGAACAGcacactattttaaaataaaaattagaaaaaggatctaaaaaaaaattgaacttgattTGACCATCTCTTATTCGCTTCCATAAGTGCTGTTGACTGCTATCCCCTTCCAAATTGTTGATTCCAAAGGTGTGCGTCCTCTGTAAGTcacaatttattttcattttgccGAACACCTGTATCTTCCCCGCATTTGATTGTCTTTAATCCTCTTTTCACTGTTTTGGTTTAGAGGAGAATTTGTTTGGGTAAATTTATATAAGCACTAAAGGTTCCCAGGAGCCAGGTAGAGGAAGTATTTAGGAAATTTAATTGCCATTTTCGGTTGAAGCCACTGAAGAGGAAATAGAATAACCATTTCTTGGTTTAGGTACAGAGGAGGTCCTATATTGCCACGGAAGGTGATCAACTCTGGCCTCTCCCAGACTGAGTTGGCTGTAGAAGTTTATCCTCTGCGCCTTCAGTTACATCTGATGCCAAAAGATGAGCGTTCTACCATAAGAATAAGTAAAAAGGTAAGATCATTTAACCCCTTACTTAAACACAACCCAATTTTTGATAAATCATAAACACACAACTGCAGTACACTTATTTctctttaattgttttttaactGTCTCATTGAAGGAGGGGAAGAAGAAGTCCGTTTTTTCCGTACCCTCTTTCAATGAGACAGTGAAAAAACAATTACAGAGAAATAACCTTACAGGAAAGTTTTCGTTATTTGATacatgtttcaaaaaaaaagttctcCTTATTTTGATCATGAAGCCTCTAACCTTATAATGTTGTTTAAGAGGTCATTcctttgttgttttgtttgagCAGGAAACAATTAGACAACTTCATAAGAAAGCTTGTGAGATGTTCTCTCTCATTCCAGAACTAGTAAGAGAATCTGTTTGTATACATTTTTGAGTCTTCATTGGGTTCTTGAAAGATATCAATCATTCTTCACTTCTGTAATTTGAACCCTTTCTGTTCTCTTCAGGTATGCATTTGGGATTACTTTAACCATCAAAAGCATGCTTTGATGAATGACATGGATAAGATGCTTGATGATGCGAATATACAAATGGATCAGGATGTACGTTTCTGTATGctgcaattaattattttaagactATTACTGCCACAGACAATTTAGTTAAAGATCTAGAAATCTGGTGTAACTTCAGTGCTCTTTGGTTTTATCTACGGGTGGGAAATGAGCCATTTGGGTTTATTTTGGCTGGGTCAAGATGGGCTGAAACAATAAATGAGTCATTGCCCAACCCTGCCCAAAGTTGAGATGGACTATGAAGATTGAAGCGTTGGGTTAAGATGGGCTAAACAATGGGTCAAAGCCCAACCCGCCCAACTTGACTCaccatttatataattttttaacttacaTTTCATGATTTCATCTGATATAAAAAAACCTATTGAATAATGAACTGGccattcatattttataattcCTTGTGTAGAAATAATCGTTGTTGCTAGCAAGATTCCAAATCTAGAATTTAATATTCTCGCCTTTTTTATTTCCCACCTAATGTTCAGTACCTGCATTAAGACCTTAACTTTCGAATTTGCATTTAAAACTCAATCTCCCTACCATGATGTTTTCCATCTCAGTGTTTCAAAACCAAGACCCAATCGCTTATCCTAAACTAAAAAGAACATGAAAAATACCTATTTGTAAAGAATGAGATATTGTGCTATCTTTAGAtgatttgatgttttttttttggtagtcTTAATTAGCTATTACATCAGGGGTACTAGTGTTACTAAGATTTACTAGATTTCTTCAACTTGATTTACTAGATTATTACAAGTTGAAGAGGACACTTGTTTAGTAGTAATGTATGCACACTTGTCTTCTGATAGGCTCTGTACTGCCCAAAGCGGTGGAGTCCAGAGGGTAATATTTATCCTTGCATACTTTGCCAAAAAGTGTGCCACTTTATTGCCTTCCCAGAAGTTATGTCGGAGTCGCCAGATCCTTCAGCCAAAACCTGCAGATGAGATAGGAGTGTTATAAATTGAGTTTGTGTTGTCTGATAAGAGTGTTATTTCCTCTGTGGAGTCCGTTTCAATTTCCAGCGGGAGTAGTTTCTGGTGGAACGCAAGCTCTGCACCCTTAAGAGACATGAGTTCCATATAAGTTGCATTTATTCCCCACTGCCTCTGATAATAGCGTATCTTGCCATTACCGggattattttatgttttgactTGCATCAACACAACTTTGTTCCTTACTGTTCCTTTAAATTTGTCCCCCAATTTTTTTTGCTGTATTTTTTCCTCTACAAAAAgtaagtaaaaattatatttcactaataataataattatagtaacccATATTTGtatgataatgaaaaaaaattaaacattttttcATATGCAAAATCTAAATCTAGAATTGAACCTTAGAAGCTAAAAGTAAGCAATTTCCATGGGTCAAGATTGGGCATCATGATAGGTCTATTTGGGCTATTGATTTATGATGATCAACTTGGGCTATCCCAAATTAACCCATCATCAAAATCATGCCCAAACCCATTAAAACTTGGCGAGCGTGGGTTTGGGATAATTTTGCCACCCCTAGTTTTATCTATCAGTAAaactatatttaaatttatttgttcaGTTTTGCTTGAATGTCTAATATTTTTCTAGCATTTGGCTACATCtgaaaaaaagatagaaaaaagtGCTCTTTGGTATCCTTAATGTTACTTCTTGGAGATGGCATGGAGCTCTCCACAAACCTAACATATATGGATGTAGTGCTTGAATCCATGCATGGTAGTTCTATTTTGTGATtaattcaaagatatttcaTGGCAGTCATAAAAGGTTCATATTTCTTgtgtttcatttcaaattaataaaagggaaaaaagaacaGAGCTAATGAATGAGTAGATGCATGTCCTCTCCATTAGACTACTTTGTGAGACAAGTTGGAAGATAGTCGAGGATTGGTCTGCAGTTGGGTCTATTTTGAACCAGAGTTATTGTCTCACTTTCTTTTGGTTTCCTAGTTTCTGGCCTCTAAAGTAATGGACCCTGGAATTAAGTGGTGCAAAACTTGGACACCAAGGTTCAAATTCCAGAAGAGAAAAAACACGAGGTGATTTCTTCCCATCTACCTAAGCCTTGGTGGGGAGAGTTACTCGGCACTTGTGCTGGTGGGAGGTAGATGTACACGGTGGAATGATCGAGGTTTACCCTGCCCCCCCCGAGAAAAAAGTAATGGACCCCAGAAAATATGTGCCGATTCTCTACTTCATCAACAAAGAATAAGACAATATGTGCCTATTCACAGTTTTATCAAAGGCGAAAAGCACAACTCTAAGGTCCTTTGGGACATTAAGCGCAAATAAAGtgtgctttaatgaaaaaaggtgcaaagggagaaaaaaatacaaatatatatgtttagcccaaaattatttacaaatatatgaccaaagaaattgaaaaaaattatgatgaagTGAATTATCAATTGTTTAGTGTCACTTCTTCAGAAGAGTCTCATTGGCAAGGAAAGTCTGCCGTAGAACCTTGAGGATGACACTGAAGCACACATAAAGTGAGTCGAAGCGCTCAATACGTTTTGAGCCTCACTTCAGGGCTTAAGTGTGCTCTGACTACACTGCgctattcattatttttttaaattaagttctGCCATGCATTTCCTGTATGACTGGATAAACTTTTCTGAATCTAATTGTTACAGTTCATAGCAGAAAGCCCTGAAGagtgtaataattttttatttatttttttgaaaaaggtGAAGGTTAAGAGTGTAATGAGTAGTTTAGTGCCATTTCTTGTACACAGAATTCTAATTacatgtattttctttttctttttcttctatgCGTTCATGCTGTCACTAAATGGGTCAGTCTTGCATAAACATGAATGATGATATTAGGGTGTAAAATGGACGGGTTGGGCTGAATTTGGACTTGTTAAAATGGTCTTAGTTGATGACCCGCCCAAAAGTTAACTTGAGGTAATGGGTTGGGCTGAAATAGGCTAAAAATCGGGTCATAACCCAACCCAATTCTTACTTTGTTTGAGTACCTAATAAAACTTTTTCCCTTGTATATATAACATGTCgttaaaaaatgtttattttaaatatttaaacaaaagtTCCTCATGGGTCATTCTGGGTTGCATATCAGCCCAGTTTCAAACTGGGCTGAATTACTTGATGATTTCTTCAAATAGCTGCCTATGTGATTGCTTCAAATAGCCACCTATGTGATGATTGCTTCTGTTTCTTTTGAAGATGTTCTTTCACTTTACTGTTTCCAAACTTTTCCCAGCATTCTAAGACTTCTCCCCCCTGTTTTGCAATGTGATTACATTGAAGCAGATCTTGGTTGAGGTTGCTAATGATAATTCAGCCGGTGGTGTgaattcttttcatgaaaatggaACGGCAGATAATGGAACTGCGGCTCTTGTGAAACCATCTCAGCCTAACTTCTCAAATGCCGAAGGGTTGTCTCTGAGTAAAGGTTCAACTAGAAATGGCACAGCAGAGTTGTCTCAGTCACAACAACTTGCTTCTTCAGGAACAGACAAGACCTACGGGAGCAGTGGTGTTAGTACAAGGGGATCTGCTTGTGGTCTTACAGGCTTGTTGAACCTTGGGAATACTTGCTTCATGAATAGTGCCATACAATGTCTTGTTCACACTCCAGAATTTGCTCGGTACTTTCGAGAAGATTATTATCAGGAGATAAATCGGCAGAATCCTCTGGGGATGGTTGTAAGTTTCAAGAATATCCTATTTGAAAAGTTTCTCAAATTTGATCTTGGACAGGTGAAAAGTTTACTAAGAACCGTACTATTTGCTTAGTCATAAAAATTGCTATATGGTAAAATGTTTTAGCAAGTGTATACATACCTGGAGGTGGCTGGGATACTGAAAAATCTGTCAAACTAAATCTGGTAGGGACGTAGGTGGGCTGGGAACCTATCTGATTAATAATTTAGTCGGAAAATATATTGACTTTTGACTTTTAATCTAAATTTGTAGGGTGAACTGGCTTTAGCATTTGGTGATTTGCTACGAAAATTGTGGGCACCTGGGCGCACTCCAGTTGCCCCTCGTCCTTTTAAGGCAAAGCTTGCTCGCTTTGCCCCACAATTTAGTGGATACAACCAGCATGACTCTCAGGTGGAGTAAATTATCAGAAATTATCGCCACTTTAACCTTCTATGAATCGGGCTTCCTTTACACTCAATTCTTCTCTTCAGGAACTCCTTGCGTTTTTGTTGGATGGACTTCACGAAGACTTAAATCGTGTTAAACACAAGCCTTACATAAAATCAAAAGATGCAGATGGCCGACCAGATGAAGAAGTTGCTGATGAATATTGGGCAAATCACATTGCCCGAAATGATTCCATAATTGTGGATGTATGCCAAGTGAGTAACATATTGCGAGAAAATGTTAATACCTGACTAATGATGGGTGATGCACTTTGCTTCTGGGTCTGCCATTTCAATTGACTAGTTTGGTgaaagaaattttattatttagaagaTTGGTTGATCTAACTCTGAACTGCTGAGACTCTTCATTTTTTATGCCGCACCCGTATCAACAGAACGTGGGTGTGGAATTCGTACATGATTTGATCAATTGATTTTGGATACTTTGACCAAAATCGAAGGAGAAATTCGATACAAATATCTGTGATTTCTGTAATCCAAACAAAAGCTTAGGGGAAATTGAAGGAAACAAAATTAGCTTGTATATAGAAATTTGCATGTcagtctttttctcttttttatctTCTAGGATTCTCTGCTTGATCAATATTTTCTCCTCGGAATACGGTGTAAGTTTCTCAGATAATGTCTCATAATTTAGCCATATAACtatattttgagatatttgaaatttgaattatgtTTGGCCGAATCCCCTTACCCGCATCCTTACCTGGATCCATACCCCCGAATCTTGTAACTTTTGGATCATGAAGGATCCGGCCTCTAGATCCACATCTGTATCGACACCGGCACTTaagtccgagcaacttagttGTGAACAACTAAATGAATTACTTGATCTTTGATTTGCTATATATTTCTGCTTCTGTGAAGTTCACTTTGCTTTGAAATGATAAAATGTGGACCTAAGCTTCTTTACTGTACTGTACTTCTGTTATAGTCCAGGTTttctttcttcaaaaatatcaagGGCTATTTTCATTCCTCAAGCAAGCAGTTTCAATTTTGTTTAGCCCTTCAAGAGCAAAATctagccccccccccccccccccccccccctctccccTCCTAGTCTCTCTACTGACATGTGAAAACTGTTAATAGCTTCAGTAGTACTAGTATTTACTTATGTAAAGTAGAAAgggaagaaagaaaataaaacaataagaaTGTTATTTTCCTTGCCCTTCTATGGTTATGGAATTTACATGTCCTCTGTTTTACAGGGCCAATACAAGTCAACTCTAGTGTGTCCTGTGTGTAATAAAGTCTCAGTAACATTTGACCCACTCATGTATCTCTCCTTGCCGCTTCAATCTGCCACATCCCGTACTATGACAGTAACAATTTTCACTTGTGACGGAAGTGCACTGCCAGCTGCCTGTACAGTTACTGTACCAAAGCAGGGACGTTGCAGGGACTTGATTCAGGCACTTGGTAATTCTTGTTCCTTGAAGCAAAATGAGAAACTTATGCTTGCTGAGGTTAGTCCTCTGATCACTCAAGTTAGCATTTAAGCGTGATATACTTGATTTCTAATTTGGATTCACTTGTTTCTTGTGCTGCTTGTAGATACGCGGTCATTTGATTCATCGTTTTCTGGAAGATTCTCTAATATCTCTGTCTTCTATAAAAGATGATGATCATCTTGCTGCCTACAAGATGCCAAAATCAATAAAGAACTCAAAGTTTCTTCAACTAATCCACCGCCGGGAAGAACGGTATGCATAGTTTGTAACTTGTTTGCACCACTATGCACTTCCTATTTTCTTCAGTCTCTTTCCAATTCTCCAAGGCGTTGATGTTTGGTATTTAAAATGCTATTTTAGTAAGAACATATATGCAATCTTGTCTCTTCTAATTAATGCTGCCTCTTTTCTTTGTAGTGAAATTGGTATCTCTCAAAGTAATGTTGGGTGGAAGCCTTATGGAACACCTCTTGTTTCACCAATCTGTTGTGATGATGTCACCACAAGGGGCGATATACAGTTGATAGTTCACAGAATGCTCTCGCCTATGCTAAGAGCAGAAAATCCaggatttaattgtgtttctCGCTCTAagacagcagcagcagcagcagccaACGCATCCCGTCTTGCCGCTTCTAGTGAAGCCTGTGTAGACTCTAGTCTAGCAAATGATGATCCAAGACAGAAGGATGTGCCTAGCTCAAAATTGGTGAACTTGGAGAAACTACCTCTGCAATTGGTTGATGAGAATAATGCATGCATTGACCTAACTGTAGGGGAAGATAAATCTGTCAAATTGTCTTCATCGTCAGTTTCAATACTTGTATTTGCTGATTGGTCTCAGAAGCTTTTGGAAAATTATGATACTCGTTACATAGAGAATTTGCCGGAAGTCACAAAGTATGGACCAGCTACAAAAAAAGCTCGAACTGAACCTCTTTCACTGTACAGTTGCTTGGAAGCTTTCTTACGTGAAGAGCCATTGGTTCCTGAAGATATGTGGTTAGTTTCTTCCTGTTCTCATTGCTCATGTTGCCAGAATGTTCCCAAAAAGGAGACATCTATTTGCTCATTATATGCCTGATGTTTTTGCATACaatgtttttccttttcaagTGGTtgattatatcaattttttttgcttaaatGTTATAGGTATTGTCCTACATGCAAAGAGCGAAGACAAGCAAGTAAGAAGTTAGATCTTTGGAGGCTTCCTGAAGTGCTTGTTATCCACCTGAAGAGGTTTTCATACAGCCGGTCCATGAAGCATAAGCTGGAAACTTTTGTAAATTTTCCTATTCATGATTTTGACTTGACAAAATATGTGGCCAACAAGAACAACTCTCGACGTCAGCTCTATGAACTGTATGCACTAACAAATCACTATGGTGGGATGGGAAGTGGGCACTACACTGCACATATCAAGGTGCGTAATTTTGTTATGCAAGTGGTTATCTCTAATCCTATCTTTAGTTCATTGAAGTCTCTGGTAGTTTTCACTTATTGCATAACATAGATTTTAGTCTAAAATTAGAATGATATGGAGCAATCAGTAATTAAATCTTGCAAGTGGTGAGGTCCTCATGATTCATGGATACAATCTCATTGAAGGTTGGTTAAGATTTCCTTGTTGGAGGTTATCTTTCAAtttgttagaaaaaaaaacaactctTTCATTATTCTTTTGTCACAGATTCCTCCAGGTGCAGTAACAAGCCTTCTGGTACTACACCTCAATGTGATTTGTGTGTGTTACAAAATCTATTAGATCAATATTATctcttgaaaatgaaaattttgcaaATATATTGTACATTTTAATATGCTAGTCTTTCCGTCATGCAGCTTCTTGATGAAAATAGATGGTACAACTTTGATGACAGCCACATATCACCGATTAATGAAGAAGATGTGAAGTCTGCTGCTGCTTATGTGCTTTTCTATCGGAGGGTAAAAACAGATCATGACCATTCTGTAAGTAATGGAACAGTGTCTTCAGCAGGTCAACAAAGCATCTCATCGCGGAAGTAGTCTCTCGCACCATGTAATCAGCTCTCTTGTACAAATCAATGTATTAATTTAGTGAAAAATACTTACTAGGAAGGAATGAAGTTTAGGGTGTCAGCCGTTTTGCAAAGTAAAATATGTGTGCGGGTGATGATCAGCCAAGAATACCAATCCTAAGAGGGAAGGAGGAAGAAACATTAAAGTAACAAAGTGGggcaaaaaaattaaggaaaagcTGAAACCAGTTGTaaaaattgttcttttatttcCCTTTTGTTTAGTTGTGGGTTATTCTTATCTTTTATTCCATCAAAACAATTAATCGAGTACTCAACTTTGACTAAACATTATAAGAATAAATGAGTCGTTTTCAATGACATATAAGCAAAATTCATTTGTCACATGAAGTAGTTCAGTAATTTCATGATAAATTGGACGAGCTTTTCTTTACacagaaattatttttgatcCTGGTGTAATAAGTTAAAATGTGAGTGAAATTATCCTTTTAATTGATATTGctgaaattgttttttttcctttttgactaTCATATTATAAGTTTACTTGGACGTGATTTTATACAATCTTTTATCATAATCACATGAAGTTGTTTATGTTGAGTTTAAATTTCACTTCTTCTCTAATTCCTTCAGAGGATTTTGGAAGGGTAGTGTTACTTTACCTTGTGAagatagaaaaattatatttttctctgTTTCACCAAGAATGATTTAGTTTAACTTGGTACGaagttaaagaaaatttttgatcatgtggttttaaattaaagttatgaaattgtcctttaatcttgtgatcttaaacatgtcaaaaaGAAATATGTCATTCTTTATGGAAGGAGTATTTAATTAGACCTTGGTTCAAAGTTAAACATATCAAAAGCCAtatggaaaagaaaagaaatactcCTCCATAATTACTAGtacattttgacaaatcaagatgtgataaattttcttttacttattatattctcaattaattactttgaaaaaggtTAAATTTTGCAAATTCTAAGTTTTTTGATTCATCTACTTTATAattaattgaagtaaaatgataaatttactatatcaataattattttttcaatagatGTGTTAATTTAAAGTGGACAAATAATTAGGAATGGAGTGAATATTGTTATTGGTAGGGCAACGCAATAACGCAACAAAGTATTCATTACTATTGGTGCTGGCATAGGGATAATTGCACGTTTGGTCCCTGGACTTTGCAAGTTTGATCCTTGTAACCTCTGAATCTTTCTTTACCTACAAAGTGGTAAGCCATGTTAGTTTTGGATATAGATAAATAATAAAGTTGGTAGCCAACTGTTAGCAGAATATTATAGTGGAAGGTCAACTAGTATGATATGATAAATTTGGATTCTCATCATTATTAGTAAAGCGAAGAGAGATgaagcttttttttttgttgtggttgttgttgttgttgttgttattgttggaAGTTAATAGTGAAGATTCATGTACTTCAAATCTTAACCTAAAAAACAAACCTCTGTTTGATACttcttcatttcattgtgtTTCTGTATGGGATGAACAAGGTTATATCCTGAGAGTAAGTAGAGGTAGAATGTTTGATACATTtactcctatatatatatatatatatactaatttcatttattttaatatgattgCAGTATTTGCAGACGGATACAAAAGTATGGAGTTTCCTCTTATCAGCACCAAATAGCAATTCATTCATAGGGATGGGTTTTTCAAAAGATGGTAAAATGGTAGGTTCAAGTGCAATTGTTGGATGGATAAGCAACGATGGGTCTTCCACCATGAAAAGGTATTATCTAGGTGGACAATCATCGGCACAAGTTGTACCAGATGAAGGGAATCTTCAATTGGTGAATATGACATCTTCTATTATAGCTGAAAATTCAAGGATTTATATGGCTTTTCAATTGAGCACCGCAGTAACACCCACAAATCGACTTATTTACTCCCTCGGGCCTAACGGACGCCTACCATCACCCATCAATTATCAGTTGTCACAACATCGCGCACATATCTCCACCTTCTTTGATTATAACTCAGGTATGTATGTATTTATTGTGATTGAACCCTATTTATATAATCTTGAgccaaattcaaaaaataaaaattctgaaTGAATCAGACAGATTACCTATAATTTTAACATCCCTAATGATCAGTAGTAATATACTCCTAAATTAATTAGCATAAAAGGACGGGTAGATAAATTCAAAAACTCTTCTTTTGTTTATCTTTGATTCCATAATTCCAACTTCTTTTAAGGcattttgtaaataataatgTGGATATTTTTAGATCTAATTATTAGCAGTATCaatattttaagaattaaattattaataatagaaatttttttagacCAAACTGTTAGACTGATTAGCATATTCATTCAATTACATATACAGGTTTTATGATTAAGTTTAGTTTTGTGAAAAGTACCAATTAGAGAAAACCATTAGAGTATTCAGGGCCGTAGCTATCCTATAAAGAGAGTGTCTGATTGGACacttttcattgaaaataatattatatttataagttaaataatatataaagtaattaaataataaatttagacactctttaataaaataaaatgttgcaGTCCAGTTATTTTAAATGCCTCCCGAAAATATATGTGTTCAAATATTACtagtaatatcttttttttcttttttctggaATGCTCATTAAATTCTTGACTCCACGGAGTGTAATTGGTCAGTCAATGTATTAATTCATTACATGAAATCAGTGCGGGGCCCACGGCAAGTGATGAACGCGTTTTGTGCTCTGTAATGTCATTTTcgagggaaagcagtttaagtAGTAGTAGTTTATCTCCACCTAACCAGCTACTTCATCAACCACTCCTACTAACTACAcctatgtaaaaaataaattcaaacataGGTAATTCGTGTAATCCATTCAGAATGGTAAGAGTTGGATTCaaagtaatttaaatttgtttcaaTATCAACTCACTTAAGCTTAAcccatttgaaattttttttcaattgagcccaatttaatctccaatttcaacccgtttaaaaactttttattaagatgTGTTTCCATATTGAAAGTgtgaattattatctatttaacatcttttaagatttatctatcaatttgttacttttgtaacaaaaaaatattgaatgaaaattcaaattgtgattataaaagttaaatatcaatatcaaattattgagattaattaaattaaattggaTGGGTTAAGACCCAACCAGTTGTCTTAACCCATTTGAGCCC
Coding sequences within it:
- the LOC101246751 gene encoding ubiquitin carboxyl-terminal hydrolase 5; this translates as MTPEEEKLTIRDISIAAEAQTKQGDTFYLITQRWWQEWLEYVNQNQANTVNDGSASEHCTGGSSALKRPSSIDNSDLIYEAASGDSSAGIDLHDTLIEGTDYILLPQEVWNQLYEWYRGGPILPRKVINSGLSQTELAVEVYPLRLQLHLMPKDERSTIRISKKETIRQLHKKACEMFSLIPELVCIWDYFNHQKHALMNDMDKMLDDANIQMDQDILVEVANDNSAGGVNSFHENGTADNGTAALVKPSQPNFSNAEGLSLSKGSTRNGTAELSQSQQLASSGTDKTYGSSGVSTRGSACGLTGLLNLGNTCFMNSAIQCLVHTPEFARYFREDYYQEINRQNPLGMVGELALAFGDLLRKLWAPGRTPVAPRPFKAKLARFAPQFSGYNQHDSQELLAFLLDGLHEDLNRVKHKPYIKSKDADGRPDEEVADEYWANHIARNDSIIVDVCQGQYKSTLVCPVCNKVSVTFDPLMYLSLPLQSATSRTMTVTIFTCDGSALPAACTVTVPKQGRCRDLIQALGNSCSLKQNEKLMLAEIRGHLIHRFLEDSLISLSSIKDDDHLAAYKMPKSIKNSKFLQLIHRREEREIGISQSNVGWKPYGTPLVSPICCDDVTTRGDIQLIVHRMLSPMLRAENPGFNCVSRSKTAAAAAANASRLAASSEACVDSSLANDDPRQKDVPSSKLVNLEKLPLQLVDENNACIDLTVGEDKSVKLSSSSVSILVFADWSQKLLENYDTRYIENLPEVTKYGPATKKARTEPLSLYSCLEAFLREEPLVPEDMWYCPTCKERRQASKKLDLWRLPEVLVIHLKRFSYSRSMKHKLETFVNFPIHDFDLTKYVANKNNSRRQLYELYALTNHYGGMGSGHYTAHIKLLDENRWYNFDDSHISPINEEDVKSAAAYVLFYRRVKTDHDHSVSNGTVSSAGQQSISSRK